The stretch of DNA GCTTTGAGTTCCGCTAGTTCGCCTATACTAATTAGTCTGTCCATTGCTTTGCCTAGAATTACCTGCTTGAAATATAGGTAATTCTAGGTATTTTGTCAACTGCCATTAACCCACTTTTTTTTCTCAATGCTCGACTGTACCAGTTGATGCTACCATAATGAACTTAGCCTACCAAGTTGGCGAACAACCTGACTTCCACCATAAGTCAGTATGTGAGCACAAGCCATGTACAATTCTGTATTGGGCTATTAACCGAACCTTTTCAGAAATTTTAAGTTATTGCTTAACTTCACCGCACTTACTCAAAATTTGAGTCGAGTGCAGCGGAGTATTTTGGATGGTTGTGTTGCCGTAGCCTGCCCTGCCTGCACAGCGTCTTGCCCAGAGTAGGGCTTTCTACATTTATTATTCCGATGTTGGATATTGAGGTTGACAATGAGGTATCGCGCTTTAATTGTTGCACTCCTAGCTCTGTGCTTGAGTGTACTGACAGCTTGCTCAGAAGGGCCGACGGTTGCTAGTAGTGAGGCACTAACCTACGACCAAATTAGAGGCACTGGCTTGGCAAATAACTGCCCTAGTTTGCCAGAAACCGCTCGTGGGTCAATTCCTTTGGCTTCAGATAGCACCTATTCGGTGGCTGGTTTGTGTTTGCAGCCAACGAGTTTTTTTGTTAAGGAAGAACCCGTTAATAAGCGACAAGAGGCTGAATATATTCCTGGTAAATTGCTGACCCGGTTTACATCTAGCATCGATCAGGTACAAGGAAGGCTAAAGGTTAGTTCTGACGGTACTCTGACTTTCAAGGAAGAGGACGGCTTAGATTTCCAAGCGATTACTGTTCAGCTTCCCGGCGGCGAACAAGTACCTTTCCTGTTTACCATTAAAGAGCTAGTTGCTAAGTCCGAACCAGGATCGGCTACTCTCAATACTTCTACTGATTTGGAAGGAACCTTTAACGTTCCCTCCTACCGCAGTGCTGGTTTCCTAGATCCTAAAGGTCGCGGCGTGTCTACCGGTTATGACAATGCTGTGGCTCTTCAAGGGAAAGGCGAACAAGGCGAACTCACTCGCGCTAATGTCAAGTTGGCTGACACCCAAACTAAAGCAGGTAAAATTTCTCTGCAAGTTGCTAAGGTGAATGGTAGCACGGGTGAAATTGGCGGGATTTTTGAGAGCGAACAACCTTCTGATACTGACTTGGGAGCTAGACCATCCCTTGAAGTCAAAATTCGCGGTTTATTTTATGCTCGCATTGAACCCTCCGAGTCCTAATTTCGGGGGGTTGGCAGAGGTGGGCGATCGCTTGTCACTGTTGAAGAAATTAACTGCATTTCTGAGTCATGAGCGATCGCGCTACCCGCTCCAAACTAAGGCGAAAGATTTAGCCTCTAGTTTTCAGGGGTTAAGTTTTCTCTACTGACTCTGCTTGAGATACTTGGAGGGGCAATTAGCCCCTCTTTTTTTAGGAAGAAGGGGCTTAGCCCCTAACCTACGAAAGCGGTTGCTTACTTCTGGTGTTAAAAAGTTTGCTCAGTCTACTTAAATAGGGTCTTGCGATCGCATCGATAATCAAGTAAGATACGCACTTAAAGGAAATATAGGATAAGGGCAAAAACTACAGGAAAAAACCTGACAGAGCCAAAGCGCAAAGCATCCTATATTTCCTTTAAAGTGTCTTCGATCACTTCTGTTTGGTGCCGCGATCGCAGCAGTTTAAGCAAAATTTGCCATACTGAAGCTCAAGCACAATCAGTGGTCTACTCTACCAACCCAAACCTCACCATGTCTACCAGAGTTAACAATGACCTAAAAACTGAAAGCTTACAATTGTTACGGGAGTACCAACAAGCTCCTTCAAACGAAGTACGCAACGAATTAGTCAAACTCAACATCGGACTGGTGAGGAAAGAAGTTCACCACTGGCTTCACCAATGCACTGAAAGCTACGACGATCTACTACAAGTAGGTTCTATTGGCTTAATTAGAGCTATTGAGCGGTTTGATATGTCAAAGGGCAATGCCTTTAGTTCTTTTGCTATTCCCTACATCCGAGGTGAAATTCAGCACTATTTGCGCGATAAAAGCCCTTCTGTCCGCGTACCTCGCCACTGGCTAACTCTAGAACGTCAATCATCCTCGATAGTCAAGGATTTGCAAGTGCGGCTGAATCGCCACCCTACTGATATTGAAGTAGCAACAGCTCTGAATATCTCTGTGGGAGAATGGCAAGAAATTAAATTAGCCTGTCGCAATCGCTCCCCTCTGAGTTTGGATGCTCCCCTACAGGATGAAGAAGAAGGTGCTACTTGTCTGGGAGAATTAGTACCAGATAATCGCTATCGCAGTTTTCAGTTAGCTCAAGAGGATCGAATTCGTTTACAGCAAGCTCTGGCTAAGTTGGAAGAGCGGACTCGCGAAATCTTGGAGTTTGTTTTCCTCTACGATTTGACGCAAAAAGAGACAGCCGAACGTTTAGGTATTAGTGCAGTGACAGTTTCTCGGCGAGTCAAGAAAGGACTGGATTCGCTCAAGGAAATGATGACTAAATAACTATTAGAAGATTGAAGAAAAATAGATTTAAGATTTTTGGGAGCGATCGCAATCTTTCTATTAGACATCGACCGAACTTAAGTATTTTTTCAGACCAAGCAACCATTTAAGCTCGGATTATTTTTCAGAGATATCTATGTAGGGCTAAATCTTAATTTAGAACACAGTACCTCAACCGACCTATGAAGTTCGCCAAGCCTTAATTAGAGTTTATCGGGCTCATGCTCCATAGTAAAGACACCTTATGAACATCGACGGTGATGGCATTTAGTGTCTCTTACCTGTTTGTCGAATAAGCTTTCGAGCGCTCGCAATCTCGACATGAATCATTACTTATCTTTTTAAAGAAATGTTAAAAATAAATAACTTTATTTAAAACCTTTATTTTTGCTTAAATTCTAAAGTAGTCTAATTATTATAAATACATATAAATTGCAAATTAACGCTTCATAAAAAATTTGTGTATTAATACTTAAAAGAGACTGCAAGAATGATTAACTTAGCTGGTTACGAGATTACCGACCAAATTCATGAAAGTAATAATTCTTTAGTTTGTCGGGGAGTGAGAAAGCAAGACAACCAACCCATCATTCTCAAATTTCTCAAGCAAGATTATCCGATGCCAGCCTCATTAGTTAGATACAAGCAGGAATACGAGATTACGCGCAATCTCAACCTAGAAAGTGTACCTAAAACCTACAGTTTAGAAAGATACCAGAACAGTTTGGTTATTATTTTTGAGGATTGTGGTGGAGAATCATTAAAACTCTTGTTGGCTTCTCACAAATTTACCTTAGAGGAGTTTTTGTCAACAGCGATAAAAATAACCAGAGCTTTAGGTCAAATTCATCAACATAACATTATTCATAAAGATATCAACCCCAGCAATATTATCATTAACTCAATCACAGGGCTAGTCCAAATCATAGATTTTGGCATATCTTCTGTCTTATCGCGCGAAAATCCTAGTATTAACAACCCCAATATTTTAGAAGGAACTCTTACCTATATATCGCCGGAACAAACCGGTAGAATGAACCGCGTCATAGACTACCGCACTGATTTTTACTCATTAGGAGTTACCTTTTACGAACTACTAACGGAGCAACTGCCCTGTGATTACAGCGATGCAATGGAATTAGTCCATTGTCACATCGCGAAACAAGTAGTATCACCACATGAAATTAATACAGCAATTCCTAAAGGGATTGCGGATATCGTGATGAAGCTGTTAGCAAAAACGGCTGAAGCGAGATATCAAAGTGCTTGGGGAATCATCGCTGACTTAGAGGAATGCCTGACTCAATTACAGACAAAAGGAGAAATTGCAGATTTCGCGATCGCGCAAAAAGATATTACCGATAAGTTTCAAATACCCCAAAAACTCTATGGGAGAGAACGAGAAGTTGAAACCTTATTGTCAGCCTTCGATCGCGTCAGCAATGGCACGACAGAAATCATGTTAGTATCGGGTTACTCTGGCATTGGTAAATCCGCCTTAGTGCAAGAAGTTTATAAACCAATTACTAAGGCTAGAGGTTATTTTATTGCTGGTAAATTCGACCAATTTCAACGCAATATCCCTTACTCAGCTATTGTTAAAGCTTTTCAGTCATTAGTCAAGCAACTATTAACTGAGAGCGAAACGCAACTAGCCGCCTGGAAAGAAAAACTTTTAGCCGCTTTTGGTGATAACGGTCAGATCGTTATAGATGTCATTCCCGACGTAGAACTTATCGTTGGCCAACAGCAACCAGTGCAAGAATTAGGGGCTACAGAAGCACAAAACCGCTTTAATTTAGTCTTTCAAAAATTCATTAGGGTATTTTGTTCAGTCGAGCATCCTTTAGTCATATTTCTGGACGATTTACAATGGGCGGATTCTGCTACCTTGAAACTGCTACAAGTAATGATGGCAGATGAGGAAACGAAATATTTATTTTTAATTGGTGCTTATCGAGATAACGAAGTTAACCCCACACATCCCTTGATAATGACTTTGGAGGGGCTGCAAAACCAAGGCGCGACTATTAACCAAATTATCTTAACTGCATTAGATATCGAACATATCGCTAAATTGATTGCTGATACTGTGCGTATGGATAGAGGCTCAATCATGCCCCTAGCTGAGTTAGTCGTTGGTAAAACTCAAGGCAATCCTTTTTTTGTCAATCAGTTCCTCAGAACTCTCTATGAAGAAAACCTCCTGAATTTCAATTTATTGCAAAGAAGCTGGGATTGGAATATTTCAGAAATTGAAGCAGTAGGGATTACCGATAACGTCGTTGAGTTGATGGTCGGTAAATTGAGAAAGATGCCAAATTTAACTCAGCAGGTTTTACGGTTGGCCGCTTGTGTTGGTAATAGTTTTGACTTAAATACTATCTCTATAGTCAACGAAAAATCTACGACCGAAACGTTTCAAGAGCTATTTCCCGCCATCCAAGATGGATTAATTTTAGCCACTTCTGAATTAGGCGTAACAGAAAAAGAAATTGTTAACTCTCCTCTAGTCATTACTAATTATAAGTTTTTGCACGATCGCGTGCAACAAGCAGCTTATACTCTGATTGAGAAAACTTCTAAAAAAATAGTCCATTTGCAAATTGGTCGCCTGCTTTGGCAAAATATATCAACCGATATGCGAACGGAAGAAATATTTGCGATCGTCGATCATCTGAATTTAGGAATTGAAGGGGTTAGTGACAAATCCGAACAAACTGAAATTGCAAAACTTAATTTAACAGCAGGTCAGAAAGCCAAAGCAGCAACGGCTTATGCTGCCGCTACCGAATATTTGCAAGCAGGTTTGGAACTGCTAGTAAAAGATAGCTGGACTCATGATTACGAACTGACATTAGCACTACATACCGAAGCAGCAGAGGCAGCATTTCTGAGTGGTGATTTTGACCAAATGAAGAGATTCGTTGAGATAGTACAAAACCATGCCAAAACGCTACTGGACAAAGTGAAAGTATATGAAGTCCAGATGCAAGCTTATGTGTCGCAGAACAAGCTAATTGATGCAGTTAATACAGCGTTACAGGCTGTAAAGCTGTTAGGAGTAGAGTTTCCCCAAGCGCCGAAACCGTCAGATGTTGAGCAGGCACTAGGGGAAACTGCGGTAATTTTGAATGGGAAGCGAATTGAGGAATTAATCGACCTACCTCAAATGAGCGATCCCTATAAACTAGCAGCCATGAGACTTTTATCAAGTATCTTTGCTGCTACATATATTGCCGCCCCAGAACTGTTGCCCTTGACGGTATGCAAACAAGTAGATTTATCTGTCCAATATGGTAATGCTTCTGTGTCTCCCTTTGCTTATGCCAATTATGGTCTTCTGCTTTGCGGAGTTGTGGGAGATATTGATTCAGGCTATCAGTTTGGTCAATTGGCTGTAAATCTATTGTCAAAGTTAAATGCTCCCGAAATCAAAGCCAAGACAGTTCTCGTAGTAAATATATTTATCCGACATTGGAAAGAGCATTTGAAAGAAACCTTAGAGCCTTTGTTATCAGTTTACTCTAGCGGAATGGAGACGGGAGATTTAGAATGGGCTGCCTTTGGTCTAATGATGTACTCCTATTTCGCTTACTTTACCGGCAAAGAACTGACTGTCCTTGAAAGAGAGATGGCAACTTACAGAGACGCTGCTCATCAAATCAAGCAACAAACAGCGCTTAATTATATAGAAACCTATCGACAGGCTACCTTAAATTTGCTCGGAAAAAGTGAAAATCCATCGCTTCTAAAGGGTGAAGCCTGCGATGAGGAGATCAAGTTGCTATTGCACCAGCAAGCAAATGACAAAACGGGAGTTGCCTACATATATTGGAATAAATTTTTACTGAGTTATTGGTTTGAAAATTACTCAGAAGCCATTGAGCATAGTACTATAGCAGAAAAGTATTTAGACGTTCTATTAGGATTGCCCCTT from Kamptonema formosum PCC 6407 encodes:
- the psbO gene encoding photosystem II manganese-stabilizing polypeptide, which codes for MRYRALIVALLALCLSVLTACSEGPTVASSEALTYDQIRGTGLANNCPSLPETARGSIPLASDSTYSVAGLCLQPTSFFVKEEPVNKRQEAEYIPGKLLTRFTSSIDQVQGRLKVSSDGTLTFKEEDGLDFQAITVQLPGGEQVPFLFTIKELVAKSEPGSATLNTSTDLEGTFNVPSYRSAGFLDPKGRGVSTGYDNAVALQGKGEQGELTRANVKLADTQTKAGKISLQVAKVNGSTGEIGGIFESEQPSDTDLGARPSLEVKIRGLFYARIEPSES
- a CDS encoding RNA polymerase sigma factor SigF: MSTRVNNDLKTESLQLLREYQQAPSNEVRNELVKLNIGLVRKEVHHWLHQCTESYDDLLQVGSIGLIRAIERFDMSKGNAFSSFAIPYIRGEIQHYLRDKSPSVRVPRHWLTLERQSSSIVKDLQVRLNRHPTDIEVATALNISVGEWQEIKLACRNRSPLSLDAPLQDEEEGATCLGELVPDNRYRSFQLAQEDRIRLQQALAKLEERTREILEFVFLYDLTQKETAERLGISAVTVSRRVKKGLDSLKEMMTK
- a CDS encoding trifunctional serine/threonine-protein kinase/ATP-binding protein/sensor histidine kinase, with product MINLAGYEITDQIHESNNSLVCRGVRKQDNQPIILKFLKQDYPMPASLVRYKQEYEITRNLNLESVPKTYSLERYQNSLVIIFEDCGGESLKLLLASHKFTLEEFLSTAIKITRALGQIHQHNIIHKDINPSNIIINSITGLVQIIDFGISSVLSRENPSINNPNILEGTLTYISPEQTGRMNRVIDYRTDFYSLGVTFYELLTEQLPCDYSDAMELVHCHIAKQVVSPHEINTAIPKGIADIVMKLLAKTAEARYQSAWGIIADLEECLTQLQTKGEIADFAIAQKDITDKFQIPQKLYGREREVETLLSAFDRVSNGTTEIMLVSGYSGIGKSALVQEVYKPITKARGYFIAGKFDQFQRNIPYSAIVKAFQSLVKQLLTESETQLAAWKEKLLAAFGDNGQIVIDVIPDVELIVGQQQPVQELGATEAQNRFNLVFQKFIRVFCSVEHPLVIFLDDLQWADSATLKLLQVMMADEETKYLFLIGAYRDNEVNPTHPLIMTLEGLQNQGATINQIILTALDIEHIAKLIADTVRMDRGSIMPLAELVVGKTQGNPFFVNQFLRTLYEENLLNFNLLQRSWDWNISEIEAVGITDNVVELMVGKLRKMPNLTQQVLRLAACVGNSFDLNTISIVNEKSTTETFQELFPAIQDGLILATSELGVTEKEIVNSPLVITNYKFLHDRVQQAAYTLIEKTSKKIVHLQIGRLLWQNISTDMRTEEIFAIVDHLNLGIEGVSDKSEQTEIAKLNLTAGQKAKAATAYAAATEYLQAGLELLVKDSWTHDYELTLALHTEAAEAAFLSGDFDQMKRFVEIVQNHAKTLLDKVKVYEVQMQAYVSQNKLIDAVNTALQAVKLLGVEFPQAPKPSDVEQALGETAVILNGKRIEELIDLPQMSDPYKLAAMRLLSSIFAATYIAAPELLPLTVCKQVDLSVQYGNASVSPFAYANYGLLLCGVVGDIDSGYQFGQLAVNLLSKLNAPEIKAKTVLVVNIFIRHWKEHLKETLEPLLSVYSSGMETGDLEWAAFGLMMYSYFAYFTGKELTVLEREMATYRDAAHQIKQQTALNYIETYRQATLNLLGKSENPSLLKGEACDEEIKLLLHQQANDKTGVAYIYWNKFLLSYWFENYSEAIEHSTIAEKYLDVLLGLPLVPVFHFYDSLVWLAVYSDTPQSEQQGILDRVQANQEKMDKWAHHAPMNYLHKFYLVEAEWYRVLGEKVEAMEMYDKAISLAKENKYIHEEALAYELAAKFYLSWGKETIAQVYMQNAHYSYQLWGAIAKVEDLEKKYPQFLSRTSAKTITQTKANRKTTVPTTTSTNLGDTLDLATVMKASQAISGEIVLSKLLERLMKIAIENAGAEKGFLILEKAGNWAIEAEGSVKKDEVSVLRSLPLNAKADSEEIPKLASAIANYVIRTQENVVLNNATQEGQFTRDPYIAATQPKSILCTPLVHQGKLTGILYLENNLTEGAFTTDRLELLKLLSAQIAISIENAQLYNNLQEFNQNLEQLVGDRTQELSNTLDALKATQSKLVESEKMASLGGLVAGVAHEINTPVGVGVTVASALAEHTTEFASIYNSGKMKRSELEEFLDIALQSSNTLLTNLNQAAALIQSFKEVAVDRSSEERRTFRVRDYLDEILIQLKPKLRNSKHSLKLNGDPQIAIDSYPGALSQVATNLLMNSLIHAYEPGESGQLVFNWQQDGDRLSFEYSDDGQGIPPENLTKIFEPFFTTKRGQGGSGLGLHIVYNLVTQKLRGEIECKSEVGGGTKFIIKLPLQIDSKP